Part of the Babylonia areolata isolate BAREFJ2019XMU chromosome 4, ASM4173473v1, whole genome shotgun sequence genome, GCATTGGTACCGATGGCATCAAGAGTCTGAACGTGCTTCAATGTTTGCCtgtgtttttttaacatgttttgtGCTGGCAGAATGCTCAGATATATgactgaacagaaaaaaacagaagaaaaaaaagaaagaaaaaaattgccACTGAAGGAAGGTGTTTTTTGGTGGACTCAAAACTGTACAAGATTGCCATTTTTTGcagtacacctgtgtgtgtgtgtgtgtgtgtgtgtgtgtgtgtgtgtgcgtgtgtcttgcgtgtgtgtttgtgtgtatgtgtgagtggaaaTAACCACAATAATGAcatggaagcaagagaatctgaatgcactggttcgaatccaacTGTTACCAgcattttctcccactccactagaccttaagtggtggtctggaccctagtcatttggatgagatgataaacctaggtcccatgtgcagcacacacatagcacacgtaaaagaacccacagcaacaaaatggttgtccctggcaagatcctatagaaaatccactttgacaggaaaacaaataaaactgcaggcagaaaaaaaaaaaaaaaggttggcgctctcagtgtagtaacgcactctccctggagagagcagcctgaatttcatacagagaaatttgatgtgacaaaagagtaacacaatacaataaaatgcatttTGCAGAAATTCATCACAAACTATGCTGATACCCTTACTGCACATGACAAACATGTCTGAAAATTCAGCCCCAAGTATCCCGCCAGCCTGGTATTGTCTCTCTGCAACTCAGCCTAACTGGCATCAGTTTTTACATGGTATGGATACTGAACCTAACAGGCAGTATGACACAAGCTCCCCTTTTTTTGAGTCATATACCGTATCATGCCAAACTGTTACTAAGACTCCCCATGCGAACCAACAAGGCTTTGCATCAGTACGAAAAAGTCATGAGGATGGGAAATAAGATACCTGACAGTTGGGGTCCAGGTCCAAGGCTTTTTGGTAAGCTACAGAGGCCTTTGACATCTCCTTCATGGCAACGAAGCAGCCACCTTTCCTCAGGTACCCTTTGACTGGAAAGAGAAAACTTATGTTTCACCATGAAGACAGGCACAACAAATCCTGGGAAACAAGCAAAAGTCATGCAGCGTAATAAAAATCTTGCTGAGTGCAATAATTCACACTCATTTGGCAGACCTGTATTTTGACACACACTTTGGCAGACCATACACTGTAGTAAAATAAAAGACACCCCCATTACTGTTGGTGAAGGGTGTGGTCTTGAGTCTTGACTCTTGAACAACAGCATCCATcacatggagaaaaaaacaacaacaaaaaaacaaaaaacaaaacaaaaaaacaacaacaacaaaaaaaaaaacccaccatagaCTGAAACACAGGCTGTATGGTAGGGCATAAACAACACAGACCTTGTCATGATCTGCAAATCAAAGGCTTTTCTGAAAAAGGTGAACATGGAATATTCACTGTATTTGTACAAGCTTGGCAGGAAATGTTCCCCAACCTGTTCCACAGAGGtaagagttacttcccttcatGTCTGAAGCCCTGTCACTGATTACCATGTTCAGTAATAAAGTAAGGCAAACAAAGCCATGGAAAGGTCAAGAGAAAACACGTTTCTGTTTTCCAAGTGTTTATGACAAGAATATCATAGAAACAAAACCACTTACTAAATTTAGGATCTAGACGGATGCATTCTTCGCTGTCTTTCAGAGCTAAATTGAACTCCATGAGCTTTGTGTAGCAAGCAGCTCTGTTGCTGTAGATTTTGGCATCATCGGGATTCCTCTTGATGGCCTCTGTGTAATGTTTGATGGCTGTAGGGTAGTCGCCTGTGCACAAGCATAACCGTGTCAAAGACAATGTAAGTAGACATTACAGAAATAGCAAGAAAAGAAGTTACACAATGTAAACATTACAGATAGGGCATTAAGACTCAATAAGattgtatgcaaacacacacaaaacttgtgtgaaaatagtgatgataataaacaCCGGAATTTCCACTCAACTTCTCGTCTggttaactcattctatactgcccgatgacttccttcattatgCTCTCTGTATTGGCCGTTTGTTTACATcacaagaaaaatatctaaaaaaaagaatgcaattatATACTGCTATGAAATTTTGTGATAATATAAAaaatagaatggactaacatttggcaaagtttcaaagcactcacttaatTATTGACTAGTTTGTCATTTATTGACTGGTTTATCATATTTTGAAGAAAATCCGTATCTTCgcaactgacataaagggggtgagtttttctcaaaaacagaaattttacaaatgtggtcttttgtaaccatagatACTTCCTAACTGTAGCAACTGAACAGGCAAATGagtatgcacagtggatatccactatagaatcagtttgcGTCCGACTGAGCCACAATACTTGCCAAAGTTGATGGTGACGCCATCTTGTTGAGCGTGCCAGCGAGAAGGGTGACTGTGTGCTCGgatgtattgtactcaaacaaaggcattttcagccacaataaaagtgcAGGTGCACTTttggtgactgtagaacagaacTGCGACGTTTCGTTTCGCACAAAACTGTTTACCTATGAACTACAAATTTTTTGACTCACAGTATGCTATAGCGTACTATAGTAACAAAGCGTTGTGCGCATAAAGTACGCTATAGCataccttagtatagaaagagttaatgcATTTCTTTTCAGTTAGTTAATATCACAGCATACAAAGAACCTTGTACATCAATAATACAAATAAgcatgtgtttgtggggggaaaaaaaaggaaagaaaaaggcaagATAGACTAAATAAGGAGAACAAcacgtcccccttccccctccacccaccaatcACATTACCTTTCTGAAAGCGTTCATTTCCTTTCTGCTTTTCTTCCAAAGCAAGTTCAGGGTTGATGTAAGCCAaacgttctttctctttcaccaacTTTTCCACCTGTTAAGGCAAACAGAAAAGGCatcagttttattttattctattttttctgaAGAAGCTTACGGTAGAAATACAATACTAGATATGAAAATATatctaaacaaataaaaagagtgAAGCTGTGTATAActgctcttttctctcttccaaaTCAATGTGTAACATATAAACATGCACATACTGACattcacacagaacaaacaaaagaaatcaaactggTGAATTTAATCATTTTATCTTAAACAAATATTTTTGCTGTTGGTCTTTTTCAGTGATATCAAAACACCTGAAAGAAAAGTCCatggaaaaaaatccactttcacaaACACTATCAATCCACAAAAGGTATGAGCTTGACATTTAAACATTCAGAAAGACACCCAACTTTTTACCCCTTGTTTTGCAACAAATGATGTTTATTTATCTGAACTGTTTTACATCAATGTCATTCCAAGTAATAATCAAATAAATTTTACATACAACAGGTTTTAAATTTTGCCATTGTTGCTGCAAATTCACaagaacaaacaatataaaacaatcaTCAGAGTTACTACAGCAAATTCTTTATTCAGACAACAATACTAACAAAGACAACAAATGCTTCACTTTAATGATAAACAATTATCACAAGTAATTATCTGAATACCAATCTATGGCAAGGGAAGTACACATAAAACCTACAaatctgtatgtgagtgtgtgtgctccaAATACAAAGTTGGTCTATGTGGTAAGCTGTTCAGCTATTTTTACAAGGGTAATACCAAGCTCAAAtcttttggttgattttttttgtttgttttttgctttaacATAAAATTTTGTCTCCGCTCTACTTAATATAAAGCTAGTCTATGCATTATGTTCTGTCAAAATATCATGTGAACTTTTAAACACAAATATGTTTTGCGTGTTAAGCTGTTCAGCAACTGTTACAAGGGTAGTACACGAACAACTTACACTTACTTTTTATTttggttgattgtttttttgtttgttcccccccccccttttctttgtctttctttaaaATTTGCATATGTGTGATCTAAACATAAAGCTATTTATACATAAAGCTGTTCAGCAacccttctgacaaaattctgaagcACTAACCTCTTGCACCTTCTTGACGACATCCCCTGAACGGTGTTCTGATAGAGACTTGTTGAAGAACGTCAATGCCTTCTCATAGTCTTCCATCTTCATGTAAGCATTGCCAGCACGAGCAAGAGCCCTGGTACAAAAGGATAAaaaacacacatacgtacaaacTAATGCCGCAACCTTCCGAGTGAAGCTGCGTCAAACAGTACCTTttacagagatggaaagaggtcAGAACATGCAAACTCAAATAATGAAAAATGTAAATgtacaatcatacacacagagcCGGATAATTCAGTGTTCTTCTCTGGTGATTGCACAAGCAGAAACATATgcctgtttttcatttttttctcccaaaGCCAACTTTTGTGACATAAGTCTCGGAAGACAAAGCACAAAGACAtccatgatgataattatgaaacATTACATATCCTATCACTGCAATCAGCACTAAGAAAGTGAttaacacacacgtgcatacactgacacatacacacacaaaaacatacactttCTCTGCACACATTTTACTTTTATGCAACTGCAAATCACACTCTCACAAAAATTTCTTGATTTCCATGAACTGACTTGGCAATGAGAGTGAAGTCGGCCCTGTGCTCACGTCCAATCTCCACAGCTTTCTGACACTCTTCCACACACTTCTCGTAGTCTCCCTTCTCAAAGTAGACCGCTGAAatcaaagatcacacacacacacacacatatttaattTATGTTATCTGTAAAGAATATCCCAAACTATTTTGTATTTGCCAGTTAAAGTCTTAAACACCAATCAAGTTTATGATAAGAAACAGAACAGGCCTTGACTATATGAGTACAACAGGTTAAACCAACAAAGTGTTTTCACCAAGTTTGTTGTAACTTGTATGGATAAAAGAACAATTAAATGTCAAATCAAagtcagtaaaaaaacaaaacaaaacaaaaacaaacaaacaaaaaaataaaaataaaaagaagaaaaaagaaaagacaaaaaaagacagtatCTGTTTCTTTCAAAATTTTAAATATCAACCTAGGTGTCATATCAAAGAAACATGTCTGCTCACCAGTGGCTTACTCAGGAtaacaataaaatattaaaaTATACATTTACACATCACTTTTACAAGACAATaagacttttgaaaaaaaaatcttttttttaatagttttacaAATCCCCACACATGTAAATAACACAACAACCTCAAGAATCTTTATTATTAATTCATAACATTTTTGCATAGTACAAAAATATGAAACAACATGTTTGCAAGCTACACAAGTATACAAAACACTATCTTGAACCTTTTTCTTGCTAAGCACATGACTTTAACTTTAGCCAAAAGCTAAACACCAGCAAATGTACCTCCACGGTTGGTGAGGAAAGTAATGTTTGTGGGGTCCAGTTCCATGGCTTTCCCATAGTGTTCCAGAGCTTTTTCAAAGTCTTTGCTTTTATATGCTGCATTGCCCTTTTCCTTCTCAGCAAGAGCCTGCACAAGATATCAAGCTTGCTCATACAACAATTAAGCAGATTCCACATAACAGAAATATACCTACAATGGCATTAGAAACCAGTGACAAGATTTTTgctaaacctgtgtgtgtgtgtgtgtgtgtgtgtgtgctgcagccaCATATCCCATGCCCTCTCACTCTCAGTGAAATTATTCTCACACAGTTCACTTCTGATGGCCAGTCAAAAAGTGACTAAGTGACTCACAGCCACAACCATTTGTTTTATGTCTCACTCTCACTAGTCTCAGCAGCAAAACTAGTCCAGAGTGACTGGGGCTATTCATTCATGTCATGCTATCAAGATGCCAAAGGCTCATGTGATTCCTGATACACAAGACGCCATGTATCATATCACTTAGTTGTCTTCTGACAATTGCTTGGTTGGGAAGTCAGAATGAATACATGAGCTCTGGAAGTGCAATCTGTTATCATGAACAAAACTCagaagtaatgcaatacaaaaagaaagaaatgtctgacaaaaaaaggagaaaaacaacaaacaaaacaacaaaaagaaaaaagaaagaaaaaaagtgacaacCTCAACTTAAGGGTCAGTCTCCACCAACATGTGAAGAGGTAAGCTTAACACTCAACAGATATTTTAATTAATGAGAGCTTAAGCGGCCAATGATAAATATTGTTATATTGCTGTTTTGATGGCAAAGGGTGTCCCTCATTGACACGAAGTCATATGacaattgatatatatatatatatatatatgggtgttcTGAATCACTCCACAGGTAACTGTTAAGCAGTAATGAGAAAAGCAGTATTTTTTCAAAGCATAAAAGTACACTTACTGTAGAGAAGTGAAaagtgaacacacgcacacatacacacacacacacaaaggcaaagcCTTCGTGGCTCACATGTGGCTTCTGTTGATtctaaaatatcaacaacaaaacgcGAACATAGcagggagggtttttttgtttttctctgtgacattttatctttatttcttatttctttatcttaatgtatttatttattaatttaatgACCTATCcacttgtttgtttatgtatcttaATTCACTtcatatcctttttttcttctttttcaaattcaaggcctgactattaAGCACATtagcttacgctgctggtcagatgtggtgttgcatatacGTCCGACACAGCCATGCCTTCTTGACAAACttaacttctctctctgtgtgtgtgtgtgtgtgtgtgtgtgtgtgtgtgtgtgtgtgtgtgtgtgtgtgtaatgattcaAATCATAAACTGCTCACCATCTGAAACAATAGTTAACCACACTTTAAGTGTAATATGCCGGTAACGGAACAATTTCATTTAAATCCAAACAGATCAATCtacattttatttgttgtttgttttgttttatgatgataatatatatctagatcaaagtttcaaactttcatCTTCCTCACAACTTTCCAGTTTTGATAAATCATTACACACTTATATTAGTTATAAAATCGATTTTCAGTATCCTATtgtatgatttttatttttgtttgtgtgtattcatggatgtccactgaaaatgatgacaGTAGTGACTGACTCCGAACACCAGAACTCAACTTAAAAGATGCACAAATGCGACCCCCCTGCATATGGGCAGGCAATGATAGAGGATAGGTTTTGTCTCTTCTCTTTGCTGGATTGACGCTTCCGGTCAAGGTCCTGAAAATGTCTCTCAAACTTCAGAACTCCCTTGTACATCTTTCGTATCAATATTTGATTTAGGCCACTTCACGTGCAATTTGACAA contains:
- the LOC143281244 gene encoding stress-induced-phosphoprotein 1-like; protein product: MGGYSQFHFDHMLEISSKMADDNKKMALAEKEKGNAAYKSKDFEKALEHYGKAMELDPTNITFLTNRGAVYFEKGDYEKCVEECQKAVEIGREHRADFTLIAKALARAGNAYMKMEDYEKALTFFNKSLSEHRSGDVVKKVQEVEKLVKEKERLAYINPELALEEKQKGNERFQKGDYPTAIKHYTEAIKRNPDDAKIYSNRAACYTKLMEFNLALKDSEECIRLDPKFIKGYLRKGGCFVAMKEMSKASVAYQKALDLDPNCQEAMDGYRRAVMEESNNPEAVRQRAMADPEVQSILADPAMQMILEQMSKDPKAVREHLKNPAIAAKIQKLMEVGIVAMR